One Vespa velutina chromosome 9, iVesVel2.1, whole genome shotgun sequence DNA segment encodes these proteins:
- the LOC124951670 gene encoding sodium channel protein Nach-like, with amino-acid sequence MKYNYFPSLSHMRNSLKRSSKEYLLENSLHGVPYFADSTRPKWERGLWFLLTITSIVTTIVTIITIWGKFQNNPTLTELETRVSEEVISFPQVFLCFEGNQLNVSDKNEIEKRFYEKIYEWKWDEKISDEIKEKISNKVTNFYNAFKQWTPQCDDILENNIVTNNRNIRGKDFRKVVTPAGVCCKFNFSKTISIEDMPFKLEFKPTLFPLKLYITDKFDVGPNRDIIPHIKLRIPTSMQLYVFHTYVTSDFQMLSDYQRQCHYGNMGRLSYDNCRLNCLLKDISKKCNCLPWFLKKKQIKECSLSQYFCLTKAYDKYIDCKCTLPCNFTVYRLMKTVEGFDNDTENLSSTEIILNWPDVIFRREVRFGYMDLVVGFGGIAGLFLGYSLLTSFELFYYLSFRAYCGAVLDSSRKSHNIIMIRSKKVRFININNEQFKPEIKFISYNNFENDKIFYKK; translated from the exons ATGAAGTACAATTATTTTCCGTCGTTATCGCATATGCGAAATAGTTTAAAGCGTAGCTCGAAGGAATATCTTTTAGAAAATAGTTTACACGGTGTGCCATACTTCGCCGATTCTACACGTCCAAAATGGgagag AGGACTATGGTTTTTGTTAACGATAACATCTATCGTAACAACGATCGtcacgattataacaatttggGGTAAGTTTCAAAATAATCCGACATTGACGGAATTGGAGACACGGGTGTCCGAAGAGGTAATATCTTTTCCACAAGTATTTCTTTGCTTCGAAGGAAATCAATTAAATGTTTCAGATAAAAATGAG atcgaaaaaagattttacgaaaaaatatacgaatggAAGTGGGATGAGAAGATAAGcgatgaaattaaagaaaagatatcgaATAAAGTGACAAATTTCTATAATGCCTTTAAACAATGGACACCACAATGTGATGATATATTAGAGAACAATATTGTCAC aaataatagaaatattcgaGGAAAGGACTTTAGGAAGGTCGTCACACCTGCTGGAGTTTGttgcaaatttaatttctctaaGACCATTTCGATTGAGGACATGCCATTCAAATTGGAATTCAAACCCACCTTATTTCCATTAAA ACTTTATATAACGGACAAGTTCGATGTTGGACCTAATCGTGATATTATACCTCACATAAAGCTTAGAATACCTACAAGTATGCAGCTTTATGTATTTCATACTTATGTAACTTCGGATTTTCAAATGCTTTCGGATTATCAAAGACAATGTCATTATGGCAATATGGGCCGATTGAGTTACGATAATTGTCGATTGAATTGCCTTTTGAaggatatatcaaaaaaatgcAATTGTTTGCCAtggtttttaaaaaaaaaacaaatcaaagaATGTTCACTATCTCAATATTTTTGTCTGACAAAGGCATACGACAAATATATTGATTGTAAATGCACTTTACCTTGTAATTTTACAGTATATAGATTAATGAAAACAGTAGAGGGCTTTGATAATGATACGGAAAATTTATCATCCaccgaaattattttaaactgGCCGGACGTTATATTCCGTAGAGAAGTTCGTTTTGGTTATATGGATTTAGTGGTAGGCTTCGGTGGTATTGCCGGATTGTTTCTAGGATATTCCTTATTGACatctttcgaattattttattatctgaGCTTTCGTGCATATTGCGGAGCCGTATTAGATTCGTCACGAAAAagtcataatattattatgatacgTTCGAAAAAAgttagatttattaatattaataatgaacaaTTTAAGCCTGAGATTAagtttatatcatataataattttgaaaatgataaaatattttataaaaagtaa